From the Fusarium musae strain F31 chromosome 11, whole genome shotgun sequence genome, one window contains:
- a CDS encoding hypothetical protein (MEROPS:MER0026262), translating to MDLFDSPNFSDRVKALMQNNRVPGLSVAVINGDKVKSAGYGFASVKSQEPCTADTLFDIASSSKSLTAAAIALLVEDADFPEVQYGSIMSELLPDDFVMSDELHTNTVTVDDLLGHHTGMPGHDDSYMGTRAAEPDDARSITRNLRNLAVAAPPRTRYTYCNMMYTILTHLIEVKTGQAFRKFLQERIFDRIDMASSSLQPESAKAIGHAHRLAKGHIWDKKSASYREFEAVNCPEGQGAGSVISSANDFIRFLKAIIDRNGPISEDVYQGLTRPRSERGANHRQRKTGIDHIFYTAGMDLYWHGGHVVFGHSGDITGFGSRFVFLPDLKFGAVVMGNSSGTNSVAAQLFRGFIDTAIKSYTGPWPSTAISNIGVHMSPPEGREKPNSESRSYAGGMTKTNAGRVKGKKEDTPTIVGSSATSQRDLTLEEYAGDYWNPGYRNMKVEIRDKGLFIDATDRSMGFTARLKHKRDQSVYDAHVRDAFNTGDEVLMTKFIIENGKVVKMGMDLEPLIGDLIWFEKVDNEQ from the exons ATGGACCTGTTCGACTCCCCAAACTTCAGCGATCGTGTCAAGGCGTTGATGCAAAACAATCGTGTTCCTGGCCTCTCTGTTGCTGTTATTAACGGTGATAAGGTCAAGTCCGCGGGCTATGGCTTCGCCTCAGTCAAGTCCCAAGAACCATGCACTGCAGACACACTGTTCGACATCGCATCCTCGTCCAAATCGCTTACTGCGGCAGCGATCGCTCTTTTagttgaagatgccgacTTTCCAGAAGTTCAATATGGCTCAATCATGTCTGAACTGCTGCCCGACGACTTTGTCATGTCGGATGAATTGCACACCAATACCGTCACTGTAGATGATCTTTTGGGTCACCATACTGGCATGCCTGG CCACGATGATTCATACATGGGAACACGCGCTGCTGAGCCTGATGACGCCCGCTCCATTACGCGAAATCTGCGAAACCTCGCTGTCGCTGCTCCACCGCGGACACGCTACACCTACTGCAACATGATGTACACTATCTTGACGCATCTTATAGAGGTCAAGACCGGTCAAGCTTTCAGAAAGTTCTTACAAGAGCGCATTTTTGATCGTATTGACATGGCGTCGAGCAGTCTGCAACCCGAAAGCGCCAAAGCTATAGGTCACGCCCATCGTCTTGCCAAAGGGCATATCTGGGACAAGAAGTCCGCATCATATCGCGAGTTTGAGGCAGTGAATTGtccagaaggccaaggcGCAGGGTCGGTAATCTCGAGCGCCAACGATTTCATCAGGTTTCTCAAAGCAATTATCGATCGCAACGGGCCCATAAGTGAGGATGTATACCAAGGACTGACTCGACCGCGGTCTGAGCGAGGTGCTAACCATCGCCAACGAAAGACGGGCATTGATCATATTTTCTACACAGCTGGTATGGATCTTTACTGGCATGGTGGACATGTAGTGTTTGGGCATAGCGGTGATATCACAGGCTTTGGCAGTCGCTTTGTGTTTCTGCCAGACCTCAAATTTGGCGCTGTTGTGATGGGCAATTCTTCGGGAACCAACTCAGTAGCTGCACAACTATTTCGCGGGTTCATCGACACGGCTATCAAGTCTTACACGGGGCCATGGCCATCGACGGCGATATCCAACATAGGTGTGCACATGAGCCCGCCAGAAGGGCGCGAGAAACCGAATTCAGAGTCGCGGAGTTACGCGGGTGGAatgaccaagaccaacgcTGGCAGGGTgaaggggaaaaaagaagacaCTCCAACTATTGTTGGATCGAGTGCTACATCGCAAAGAGATTTGACACTTGAAGAATATGCTGGCGACTATTGGAACCCTGGTTATCGCAACATGAAGGTTGAGATCAGAGATAAAGGGCTTTTCATCGATGCAACAGATCGTTCAATGGGATTCACAGCCAGGCTCAAACACAAGCGGGATCAGTCTGTATACGATGCGCATGTGCGAGACGCATTTAATACGGGTGACGAAGTCCTGATGACCAAGTTCATAATTGAAAACGGCAAGGTCGTCAAGATGGGCATGGATCTGGAGCCACTTATTGGGGACTTGATATGGTTCGAGAAAGTTGACAATGAGCAATAA